The Candidatus Campbellbacteria bacterium genomic sequence CAATAACCGCACCCGCACTAAATCCTAAAATAAGGTGGAGACGATCTTTAAGACGGAGTGCAAAGAGCCCGCCAAGCAGTGTTGCTAAAAATGTTGCAATGGTAATTATGATAATCATACGTTCCACACGTGTACAAAATTAAAAGAGGTACTGACCAAAAATAAGTATACCAACTACAAGTGCCGTACACGCAGACAAAAGAACTGCACCTGCAGCAACATCTTTTGTATCTCGAGCATACGGATGATGTTCTGGCGACGTCAAATCCATATCAATTTCAATTGCTGTATTAAATGCTTCAGACACAAGCACAAATCCTCCCGCAAAAACGAGAAGAATCCACTCAATACGACTAATTCCGCAGTACACACC encodes the following:
- a CDS encoding diacylglycerol kinase family protein, which translates into the protein MEHYSEKKEFSIIKRAKSFTHAGRGVWFFLKTTHNAWIHVALFVLAICLGVYCGISRIEWILLVFAGGFVLVSEAFNTAIEIDMDLTSPEHHPYARDTKDVAAGAVLLSACTALVVGILIFGQYLF